The proteins below are encoded in one region of Homo sapiens chromosome 8, GRCh38.p14 Primary Assembly:
- the GPAT4 gene encoding glycerol-3-phosphate acyltransferase 4 isoform X1, whose protein sequence is MFLLLPFDSLIVNLLGISLTVLFTLLLVFIIVPAIFGVSFGIRKLYMKSLLKIFAWATLRMERGAKEKNHQLYKPYTNGIIAKDPTSLEEEIKEIRRSGSSKALDNTPEFELSDIFYFCRKGMETIMDDEVTKRFSAEELESWNLLSRTNYNFQYISLRLTVLWGLGVLIRYCFLLPLRIALAFTGISLLVVGTTVVGYLPNGRFKEFMSKHVHLMCYRICVRALTAIITYHDRENRPRNGGICVANHTSPIDVIILASDGYYAMVGQVHGGLMGVIQRAMVKACPHVWFERSEVKDRHLVAKRLTEHVQDKSKLPILIFPEGTCINNTSVMMFKKGSFEIGATVYPVAIKYDPQFGDAFWNSSKYGMVTYLLRMMTSWAIVCSVWYLPPMTREADEDAVQFANRVKSAIARQGGLVDLLWDGGLKREKVKDTFKEEQQKLYSKMIVGNHKDRSRS, encoded by the exons ATGTTCCTGTTGCTGCCTTTTGATAGCCTGATTGTCAACCTTCTGGGCATCTCCCTGACTGTCCTCTTCACCCTCCTTCTCGTTTTCATCATAGTGCCAGCCATTTTTGGAGTCTCCTTTGGTATCCGCAAACTCTACATGAAAAGTCTGTTAAAAATCTTTGCG TGGGCTACCTTGAGAATGGAGCGAGGAGCCAAGGAGAAGAACCACCAGCTTTACAAGCCCTACACCAACG GAATCATTGCAAAGGATCCCACTTCACTAGAAGAAGAGATCAAAGAGATTCGTCGAAGTGGTAGTAGTAAGGCTCTGGACAACACTCCAGAGTTCGAGCTCTCTGACATTTTCTACTTTTGCCGGAAAGGAATGGAGACCATTATGGATGATGAGGTGACAAAGAGATTCTCAGCAGAAGAACTGGAGTCCTGGAACCTGCTGAGCAGAACCAATTATAACTTCCAGTACATCAGCCTTCGGCTCACGGTCCTGTGGGGGTTAGGAGTGCTGATTCGGTACTGCTTTCTGCTGCCGCTCAG GATAGCACTGGCTTTCACAGGGATTAGCCTTCTGGTGGTGGGCACAACTGTGGTGGGATACTTGCCAAATGGGAG GTTTAAGGAGTTCATGAGTAAACATGTTCACTTAATGTGTTACCGGATCTGCGTGCGAGCGCTGACAGCCATCATCACCTACCATGACAG GGAAAACAGACCAAGAAATGGTGGCATCTGTGTGGCCAATCATACCTCACCGATCGATGTGATCATCTTGGCCAGCGATGGCTATTATGCCATG GTGGGTCAAGTGCACGGGGGACTCATGGGTGTGATTCAGAGAGCCATGGTGAAGGCCTGCCCACACGTCTGGTTTGAGCGCTCGGAAGTGAAGGATCGCCACCTGGTGGCTAAGAG acTGACTGAACATGTGCAAGATAAAAGCAAGCTGCCTATCCTCATCTTCCCAGAAG GAACCTGCATCAATAATACATCGGTGATGATGTTCAAAAAGGGAAGTTTTGAAATTGGAGCCACAGTTTACCCTGTTGCTATCAAG TATGACCCTCAATTTGGCGATGCCTTCTGGAACAGCAGCAAATACGGGATGGTGACGTACCTGCTGCGAATGATGACCAGCTGGGCCATTGTCTGCAGCGTGTGGTACCTGCCTCCCATGACTAGAGAG GCAGATGAAGATGCTGTCCAGTTTGCGAATAGGGTGAAATCTGCCATTGCCAGGCAGGGAGGACTTGTGGACCTGCTGTG GGATGGGGGCCTGAAGAGGGAGAAGGTGAAGGACACGTTCAAGGAGGAGCAGCAGAAGCTGTACAGCAAGATGATCGTGGGGAACCACAAGGACAGGAGCCGCTCCTGA
- the GPAT4 gene encoding glycerol-3-phosphate acyltransferase 4 isoform 2 (isoform 2 is encoded by transcript variant 3), whose amino-acid sequence MSKHVHLMCYRICVRALTAIITYHDRENRPRNGGICVANHTSPIDVIILASDGYYAMVGQVHGGLMGVIQRAMVKACPHVWFERSEVKDRHLVAKRLTEHVQDKSKLPILIFPEGTCINNTSVMMFKKGSFEIGATVYPVAIKYDPQFGDAFWNSSKYGMVTYLLRMMTSWAIVCSVWYLPPMTREADEDAVQFANRVKSAIARQGGLVDLLWDGGLKREKVKDTFKEEQQKLYSKMIVGNHKDRSRS is encoded by the exons ATGAGTAAACATGTTCACTTAATGTGTTACCGGATCTGCGTGCGAGCGCTGACAGCCATCATCACCTACCATGACAG GGAAAACAGACCAAGAAATGGTGGCATCTGTGTGGCCAATCATACCTCACCGATCGATGTGATCATCTTGGCCAGCGATGGCTATTATGCCATG GTGGGTCAAGTGCACGGGGGACTCATGGGTGTGATTCAGAGAGCCATGGTGAAGGCCTGCCCACACGTCTGGTTTGAGCGCTCGGAAGTGAAGGATCGCCACCTGGTGGCTAAGAG acTGACTGAACATGTGCAAGATAAAAGCAAGCTGCCTATCCTCATCTTCCCAGAAG GAACCTGCATCAATAATACATCGGTGATGATGTTCAAAAAGGGAAGTTTTGAAATTGGAGCCACAGTTTACCCTGTTGCTATCAAG TATGACCCTCAATTTGGCGATGCCTTCTGGAACAGCAGCAAATACGGGATGGTGACGTACCTGCTGCGAATGATGACCAGCTGGGCCATTGTCTGCAGCGTGTGGTACCTGCCTCCCATGACTAGAGAG GCAGATGAAGATGCTGTCCAGTTTGCGAATAGGGTGAAATCTGCCATTGCCAGGCAGGGAGGACTTGTGGACCTGCTGTG GGATGGGGGCCTGAAGAGGGAGAAGGTGAAGGACACGTTCAAGGAGGAGCAGCAGAAGCTGTACAGCAAGATGATCGTGGGGAACCACAAGGACAGGAGCCGCTCCTGA